Proteins from a genomic interval of Medicago truncatula cultivar Jemalong A17 chromosome 3, MtrunA17r5.0-ANR, whole genome shotgun sequence:
- the LOC11406954 gene encoding uncharacterized protein produces the protein MKSIQALFLVFSLLLVANMSYARKDLGDLWKNKMNKQPMPEAIKNFIQVPKALGEGKEDHSFTTDFDVNPNIILYHTHVHQDEKPFEHAARKMESLLPKRG, from the exons ATGAAGTCCATTCAAGCCTTATTCCTtgtcttctctcttctcctg GTTGCTAACATGAGCTATGCAAGAAAAGATCTAGGAGACCTTTGGAAGAATAAGATGAATAAGCAACCTATGCCTGAAGCAATTAAAAACTTTATTCAAGTTCCAAAAGCATTAGGTGAAGGAAAAGAAGATCATTCTTTTACTACCGACTTTGATGTAAATCCTAATATCATATTATATCACACCCATGTGCATCAAGATGAGAAGCCTTTTGAACATGCAGCAAGGAAAATGGAGTCATTGTTACCAAAAAGGGGTTGA